In a genomic window of Akkermansia massiliensis:
- a CDS encoding NAD(P)-dependent oxidoreductase, which translates to MYQVSILGLGLIGSRIARHMTGLGDKVTVWNRTPREDFPEAVPSPADAARASKIIQLYLKDRNACLEVFEQMRGALTPEHVILNHSTIDLATVGKLSLMCSAIGCTYVDCPFTGSRLPAEKGELVYYAGTDSSTLDRVRPVLEHSSRDILHLGGIGAGTVVKLVTNMVSATMVQSLSEALAITQAYGISPQLLGQAISRNVIASPLASFKLPLMAERDFSTHFSLDNMRKDSIYAQELAAEKGIHPPAAALVSSIMGKLCREGHAEEDFGCLAEQFD; encoded by the coding sequence ATGTATCAAGTCTCCATTTTAGGACTGGGCCTCATCGGCTCACGGATTGCACGCCACATGACCGGACTGGGTGACAAGGTCACCGTCTGGAACCGGACGCCCCGGGAAGACTTTCCGGAAGCCGTTCCCTCCCCGGCGGACGCGGCCCGCGCCTCCAAAATCATCCAGCTCTATCTGAAAGACAGGAATGCCTGTCTGGAAGTATTTGAACAGATGAGGGGCGCGCTGACCCCGGAACATGTCATCCTGAACCACTCCACGATTGACCTGGCCACCGTCGGCAAGCTCTCCCTGATGTGCTCCGCCATCGGCTGCACGTATGTGGACTGTCCGTTCACCGGATCCCGCCTGCCGGCGGAAAAAGGGGAGCTGGTCTATTATGCGGGAACGGACTCCTCCACCCTGGACCGCGTGCGGCCAGTACTGGAACACAGTTCCCGTGACATCCTGCACCTGGGGGGGATAGGGGCCGGAACCGTCGTCAAACTGGTCACCAACATGGTCTCCGCCACCATGGTGCAGAGCCTGAGCGAAGCCCTGGCCATCACCCAGGCATACGGCATTTCCCCTCAACTGCTGGGGCAGGCCATTTCCCGGAACGTCATCGCCTCCCCCCTGGCGTCCTTCAAGCTGCCCCTGATGGCGGAACGCGACTTTTCCACCCACTTCTCCCTGGACAATATGCGGAAAGACAGCATCTACGCCCAGGAACTGGCCGCTGAAAAGGGAATCCACCCGCCCGCTGCCGCGCTGGTCTCCTCCATCATGGGGAAACTGTGCCGTGAAGGGCACGCGGAAGAAGACTTCGGCTGTCTGGCGGAACAATTCGACTAA
- a CDS encoding tetratricopeptide repeat protein, whose protein sequence is MMTPLPLGIAVALSLTCGALPLLAQGTYVPGPMPVSAGTRQDPTDMYLEALKLVTRSAELVEKRDYIGAIRLTQQAEEKLGRLVKAYPQWRPNLLQTRRQLNREKLDQWQKLAQQQAAAVSSDPGLELERPAAVPKRPRPKPNIVLPPGYKGVEFPSRPGESLVNTIPSPSVSPGAAPEVVESNYERIRRLLDKTTIENKALIQALKRTRKEQEDILAKLAIASAGESVYRDELLKVKKQMEDERKTSNKLLQTLTKRVEELEQKVTTLEQEKVQYLAQIADLQIQLKEHQDKLAKVTDEKNALQKDRDQLAALVELNSPDKTKNLLDRNLTLAAQLKDAQDKIAALETAKSDSEEQRKANLKALEEAREESADLKQKLIAIRDENIGYRKRITELNTKLINADVELSKLEANPEKSPLLLEENQLLRSTIAKQLRILSVQDQSRSLLISTYKRLLQENADTSEIASLMDNEEAIKLTPAEKQIVNVIARDNKINIPLTDQQKEKINKLAQALSAERDKAAQLARELELARSQTKTKAAKSARNDKSHAEALARTQKALEQKNLQVEELTRQMDELKARSAEQARLAAISAGAITPEQEKALNRSMEATVRRKLEAEALGQGAAEAFAKKRYAAAEQLYRTLLDFQPAHVPALVNLGTILLQRNKAEEAIEYLKKATELDAASSPAWFMMGVAQYRAGQDQHAIASLTETVRLDPANAPALLYLGNLETSAGNYEKAVGHFENALKIQPESPDAHFNLAWTYSRLGRTAQARKSYDAAIRSGGLPDSDLELAITGTTTLPRKKQAPDKAPSPAANEDEMRLAAAVSDPSAIPHDAYEVPAHVAEDPNALERPSAGPKQVVVSHRPEAGPVSLADQMRETASAAPAAQPPAETATAAAEPPKPEKQEAPRRRSRFRIGS, encoded by the coding sequence ATGATGACTCCTCTACCTCTTGGCATTGCCGTTGCCTTATCCCTGACCTGCGGCGCCCTGCCCCTTCTGGCCCAGGGCACCTATGTGCCGGGTCCCATGCCCGTTTCCGCCGGGACAAGGCAGGACCCCACGGACATGTACCTGGAAGCGTTAAAGCTGGTAACCAGGTCTGCCGAACTGGTGGAAAAACGCGACTACATAGGAGCCATCCGCCTGACGCAACAGGCGGAAGAAAAGTTGGGACGCCTGGTGAAGGCCTATCCGCAATGGCGGCCCAACCTTCTTCAAACACGCCGCCAGCTCAACAGGGAGAAGCTGGACCAGTGGCAGAAGCTGGCGCAGCAGCAGGCCGCCGCCGTTTCATCAGACCCCGGCCTGGAATTGGAACGTCCGGCCGCCGTGCCCAAGCGACCCAGGCCCAAGCCCAACATCGTCCTTCCTCCGGGCTACAAGGGAGTGGAGTTTCCTTCCCGCCCCGGAGAATCCCTCGTCAACACCATCCCGTCCCCGTCCGTTTCCCCCGGAGCGGCCCCGGAAGTGGTGGAAAGCAATTACGAGCGCATCCGCAGGCTGCTGGACAAAACCACCATTGAAAACAAGGCCCTGATCCAGGCGCTCAAGCGCACCCGCAAGGAACAGGAGGACATTCTGGCAAAACTGGCCATAGCGTCCGCCGGAGAATCCGTTTACCGGGACGAACTGCTCAAGGTCAAGAAGCAGATGGAGGATGAGAGAAAGACCAGCAACAAGCTCCTCCAGACCCTCACCAAGCGGGTGGAGGAGCTGGAACAGAAAGTCACCACGCTGGAACAGGAAAAAGTCCAGTATCTGGCGCAGATTGCCGATCTCCAAATTCAGCTCAAGGAGCACCAGGACAAGCTGGCCAAGGTCACGGATGAGAAAAACGCCCTCCAGAAAGACCGCGACCAGTTGGCCGCCCTGGTGGAACTCAACAGCCCGGACAAAACCAAAAACCTGCTGGACCGCAACCTGACGCTGGCGGCCCAGCTCAAGGACGCTCAGGATAAAATCGCCGCCCTGGAAACGGCCAAGTCCGACTCCGAAGAACAGCGGAAGGCCAACCTGAAAGCCCTGGAAGAGGCGCGGGAGGAATCCGCGGACCTGAAGCAGAAACTGATTGCCATCCGGGATGAAAACATCGGCTACCGCAAGCGCATTACGGAGCTGAATACCAAGCTCATCAATGCGGATGTGGAGCTGTCCAAGCTGGAAGCCAATCCGGAAAAAAGCCCTCTCCTGCTGGAGGAAAACCAGTTGCTGCGCTCCACAATCGCCAAGCAGCTCCGCATCCTTTCCGTGCAGGACCAGAGCCGTTCCCTGCTCATCAGCACTTACAAGCGCCTGCTCCAGGAAAACGCGGACACTTCGGAAATCGCCTCCCTGATGGACAATGAAGAAGCCATCAAGCTCACCCCGGCGGAAAAGCAGATTGTCAACGTCATCGCCAGAGACAACAAGATAAACATCCCCCTGACGGACCAGCAGAAGGAAAAGATCAACAAGCTGGCCCAGGCCCTTTCCGCGGAACGCGACAAGGCCGCCCAGCTTGCCAGGGAACTGGAACTGGCGCGCAGCCAGACGAAGACAAAAGCGGCCAAATCCGCCAGGAATGACAAGAGCCATGCGGAAGCCCTGGCCCGGACCCAGAAGGCCCTGGAACAGAAAAACCTTCAAGTGGAGGAGCTAACCCGGCAGATGGATGAACTGAAAGCCCGTTCCGCCGAACAGGCGCGCCTGGCCGCCATTTCCGCCGGAGCCATTACGCCGGAGCAGGAAAAAGCTCTGAACAGGAGTATGGAAGCCACGGTGCGCCGGAAGCTGGAAGCGGAAGCCCTGGGACAGGGAGCCGCGGAGGCCTTCGCCAAAAAACGCTACGCCGCTGCGGAACAATTGTACCGCACCCTGCTGGACTTCCAGCCGGCCCACGTTCCGGCCCTGGTCAACCTGGGCACCATCCTGCTCCAGCGCAACAAGGCGGAGGAAGCCATCGAATACCTGAAAAAGGCCACGGAACTGGATGCAGCCTCCTCCCCCGCATGGTTCATGATGGGCGTGGCCCAGTACCGCGCCGGGCAGGACCAGCACGCCATCGCCTCCCTGACGGAAACGGTCCGGCTGGACCCGGCCAACGCTCCGGCCCTGCTTTACCTGGGCAACCTGGAAACCAGCGCAGGCAACTATGAAAAAGCGGTGGGCCACTTTGAAAACGCCTTGAAAATCCAGCCGGAATCACCGGACGCCCACTTCAACCTGGCCTGGACCTATTCCCGGCTGGGCCGTACGGCGCAGGCACGCAAGAGTTATGACGCCGCCATCCGCAGCGGCGGCCTGCCGGATTCCGACCTGGAACTCGCCATCACCGGGACCACCACCCTTCCCCGCAAAAAACAGGCTCCGGACAAAGCTCCCTCGCCTGCCGCGAACGAGGATGAAATGCGCCTGGCCGCAGCAGTAAGCGATCCATCCGCCATTCCCCACGATGCCTATGAGGTGCCCGCCCATGTGGCGGAGGACCCCAATGCCCTGGAAAGGCCCTCTGCCGGGCCCAAGCAGGTCGTGGTCAGCCACCGTCCGGAAGCCGGGCCCGTCTCCCTGGCGGACCAGATGAGGGAAACGGCCTCCGCGGCGCCTGCCGCACAGCCTCCTGCGGAAACCGCCACCGCCGCAGCGGAACCGCCCAAGCCGGAAAAACAGGAAGCACCCCGCAGGAGAAGCCGCTTCCGCATCGGTTCCTGA
- the pepT gene encoding peptidase T yields MNISVLDRFLKYVSVGSQSDADSRSVPSTPGQTELARLLAGELKALGAQAELDEASGIVYASIPSNVEREVPVIGWVAHVDTAPGVSGSGVKPRIVRSYDGGDIVLNREQGIVLSPAVFPELADYAGQDLVVTDGTTLLGADDKAGVAEIMDMAASFLLHPERPHGEIRIAFTPDEEIGRGADAFDVERFGADFAYTVDGGALGEIEYENFNAASAVATVRGTGIHPGSAKGRMLNACLVLMEFQGMLPAFQNPAFTEGYEGFYHLDSFRGDVERAVGEYLIRDHDTAEFERKKEFMQECAALLNRKYGEGTVQVEVKDSYYNMKEKILPHMHLVEHARRAMAAVGVEPEIIPVRGGTDGARLSFMGLPCPNLCAGGHNFHGRYEYVPVRSLEKISAILQEIVSGYARYGLEPPAGN; encoded by the coding sequence ATGAATATCTCCGTTTTAGACCGTTTTTTAAAGTATGTTTCCGTGGGTTCCCAGTCTGATGCGGATTCCCGCAGCGTTCCGTCCACTCCCGGTCAGACGGAACTGGCCCGGCTGCTGGCCGGGGAGCTGAAGGCGCTGGGAGCCCAGGCGGAGCTGGATGAAGCCTCCGGCATCGTGTACGCCTCCATCCCGTCCAACGTGGAGAGGGAGGTTCCCGTCATCGGCTGGGTGGCTCATGTGGACACGGCCCCGGGCGTCTCCGGCAGCGGCGTGAAGCCCCGCATCGTGCGCTCCTACGACGGCGGAGACATCGTCCTGAACCGGGAACAGGGCATCGTGCTTTCCCCCGCCGTTTTCCCCGAACTGGCGGACTATGCGGGCCAGGACCTGGTCGTGACGGACGGAACCACCCTGCTTGGCGCGGACGACAAGGCCGGAGTGGCGGAAATCATGGATATGGCCGCCTCCTTCCTGCTGCATCCCGAACGGCCCCACGGCGAGATACGCATCGCCTTCACGCCGGACGAGGAAATAGGCCGTGGGGCGGATGCCTTTGACGTGGAGCGCTTCGGCGCGGACTTCGCCTATACTGTGGACGGAGGAGCCCTGGGGGAAATCGAATATGAAAATTTCAATGCGGCCTCTGCCGTGGCGACGGTGCGCGGCACCGGCATTCACCCCGGCAGCGCGAAGGGCAGGATGCTGAACGCGTGCCTGGTCCTCATGGAATTCCAGGGAATGCTTCCCGCGTTCCAGAATCCCGCCTTTACGGAAGGATACGAAGGCTTCTACCATTTGGACTCGTTCCGGGGGGATGTGGAACGGGCGGTCGGGGAGTACCTCATCAGGGACCACGACACGGCGGAATTTGAGCGCAAGAAGGAATTCATGCAGGAGTGCGCCGCCCTGCTGAACCGGAAGTACGGGGAAGGAACCGTGCAGGTGGAGGTAAAGGACTCCTATTACAACATGAAGGAAAAAATCCTCCCGCACATGCACCTGGTGGAACATGCCCGCAGGGCGATGGCGGCCGTGGGCGTGGAGCCGGAAATCATCCCGGTGCGCGGCGGTACGGATGGAGCCCGTCTTTCCTTCATGGGGCTGCCGTGTCCCAACCTGTGCGCCGGAGGCCACAACTTCCACGGAAGGTATGAATACGTTCCTGTCCGTTCCCTGGAAAAAATTTCCGCCATTCTCCAGGAAATCGTTTCCGGCTACGCCCGGTACGGTTTGGAACCTCCCGCCGGAAACTAG
- the purB gene encoding adenylosuccinate lyase, translating into MSVIPNVLAERYASAAMKSIWSAEGRIVLEREFWIAVMKAQKDLGLDIPDGVIEAYERVKDQVNLPAIDARERVTRHDVKARIEEFCELAGCEHIHKGMTSRDLTENVEQLQIWKSMQIIRDKAVAVLNRMSALAGQWKHVTIAGRTHNVAAQTTTMGKRVAMFGEDIVHGLGSWISLMDRYSVRGLKGAVGTQLDQLSLFGQDAGRVLELEDRVCAHLGIPSKWMNVGQVYPRSLDFSVVSGLVELTSGCSSFAKTLRLMAGHELATEGFAKGQTGSSAMPHKMNARSCERVNGFHVILKGFLMMISGLAGDQWNEGDVSCSVVRRVVMPDSFYAADGLFETFLTVLNQMGVYEAVVAAELRRYLPFLMTTTILMEAVKRGIGRETAHEVIKEHAVAVSNDLRAGKIMENNLLDRLAEDGRLGIDRADLQAIFDSNSSATGMADAQVEAFRSMVQELTDRFPNGAGYQPGDIL; encoded by the coding sequence ATGAGCGTGATTCCCAATGTCCTGGCTGAAAGGTACGCCTCCGCCGCCATGAAATCCATCTGGTCCGCAGAGGGCCGCATCGTCCTGGAACGCGAATTCTGGATCGCCGTGATGAAGGCCCAGAAGGATTTGGGGCTGGATATTCCGGACGGCGTGATTGAAGCTTACGAACGGGTGAAGGACCAGGTGAACCTTCCCGCCATTGACGCCCGCGAACGCGTCACGCGCCACGACGTGAAGGCGCGCATTGAAGAGTTCTGCGAGCTGGCCGGCTGCGAGCACATCCACAAGGGCATGACCTCCCGCGACCTGACGGAAAACGTGGAACAGCTCCAGATCTGGAAGTCCATGCAGATCATCCGGGACAAGGCCGTGGCCGTGCTGAACCGCATGAGCGCCCTTGCCGGACAATGGAAGCACGTGACCATCGCCGGCCGCACGCACAATGTAGCCGCGCAGACCACCACCATGGGCAAGCGCGTCGCCATGTTCGGGGAAGACATCGTGCACGGCCTGGGTTCCTGGATTTCCCTGATGGACCGCTACAGCGTGCGCGGGCTGAAAGGCGCCGTGGGCACCCAGCTTGACCAGCTCTCCCTCTTCGGGCAGGACGCGGGCCGCGTGCTGGAGCTGGAAGACCGCGTGTGCGCCCACCTGGGCATTCCCTCCAAGTGGATGAACGTGGGGCAGGTGTATCCCCGTTCCCTGGACTTTTCCGTGGTTTCCGGCCTGGTGGAGCTCACCTCCGGCTGTTCCTCCTTCGCCAAGACCCTGCGCCTGATGGCCGGCCATGAACTGGCTACGGAAGGCTTCGCCAAGGGGCAGACCGGCTCCAGCGCCATGCCGCACAAGATGAACGCCCGCTCCTGCGAACGTGTCAACGGCTTCCACGTCATCCTGAAGGGCTTCCTGATGATGATCTCCGGACTGGCCGGGGACCAGTGGAACGAAGGGGACGTATCCTGCTCCGTGGTGCGCCGCGTAGTCATGCCGGATTCCTTCTATGCCGCGGACGGCCTGTTTGAAACCTTCCTGACCGTCCTGAACCAGATGGGGGTGTATGAAGCCGTGGTGGCCGCGGAACTGCGCCGCTACCTGCCTTTCCTGATGACTACCACCATCCTGATGGAAGCCGTCAAGCGCGGCATTGGCCGGGAAACCGCCCATGAGGTGATCAAGGAACACGCCGTGGCCGTCTCCAACGACCTGAGGGCCGGAAAAATCATGGAAAACAACCTGCTGGACCGCCTGGCGGAAGACGGTCGCCTGGGTATTGACCGGGCGGACCTCCAGGCCATCTTTGACTCCAACTCCTCCGCCACGGGCATGGCGGACGCCCAGGTGGAAGCGTTCCGCTCCATGGTGCAGGAGCTGACGGACAGGTTCCCGAACGGCGCGGGCTACCAGCCCGGAGACATCCTGTAA
- a CDS encoding YbjN domain-containing protein, whose translation MENQQLSLLDRVYTVLRKRGEETEWITSADNHNLRTGIAFVPCDTFTPVSLLYTMIDRPETLVIDVLFAAKVPENRRVEVSIILSELNADQTAGAFQLDPNSGYVYYRQSFVLEGMDLTEAQFAQLMKNIETVAVETAEAYSHIMETEYPK comes from the coding sequence ATGGAAAACCAGCAGCTCAGCCTTTTGGACCGTGTGTACACCGTTCTCAGAAAGAGAGGGGAAGAAACGGAATGGATTACTTCCGCGGACAACCACAACCTCAGAACGGGCATCGCGTTCGTCCCCTGTGATACGTTCACGCCCGTGAGCCTCCTGTACACGATGATTGATCGTCCGGAGACGCTGGTGATTGACGTGCTTTTTGCCGCCAAGGTGCCTGAAAACCGCCGTGTGGAAGTCAGCATCATCCTCAGTGAGCTGAATGCGGACCAGACGGCCGGCGCCTTCCAGCTGGACCCCAACAGCGGATACGTCTACTACCGCCAGTCCTTCGTTCTGGAAGGCATGGACCTCACGGAAGCCCAGTTTGCCCAGTTGATGAAGAACATTGAAACCGTGGCTGTGGAAACGGCGGAAGCCTACTCCCACATCATGGAGACGGAATATCCCAAATAA
- a CDS encoding efflux RND transporter periplasmic adaptor subunit, which produces MSEAPQKKGTSWSIGIGLGIAALLIGTAILTDPSVSGSAGEKDKAAAGTVEPLHLQTNTLAISAPGIVKASHLTMLSPGVSGKVDKVHPLFSAGEIVLKGTPLLELEKFEYRARLANAQAGLEQARLDVSTEQAEALKAIKKTYSSVSKSGKESELVLRVPQRRAVNARLNAAEAYVAEAEQALRDTVLEAPYTCQVVECSVGAGARVVAGQPVGKVIPLQERMIRVPVPLEEFSALPRDEQGRVSTALTASCVLNNGKRLQWLGRVTAVDAALDTERNSAVLIASLEPNASHVSEWQVAPVNMALQVNISVQVPASAWIPASAVRDGSSIQVKTAEGMQERKVRVVALKDGKALVTVPELRDGDALAL; this is translated from the coding sequence ATGAGCGAGGCCCCTCAAAAAAAGGGAACATCCTGGTCCATAGGCATTGGCCTGGGGATCGCGGCGCTTTTGATAGGAACGGCCATTTTAACGGACCCGTCCGTCTCGGGCTCTGCCGGAGAAAAGGACAAGGCGGCCGCAGGAACGGTGGAGCCGCTGCATTTGCAGACGAACACTCTTGCCATTTCCGCGCCCGGCATCGTGAAGGCCTCCCACCTGACGATGCTTTCCCCCGGCGTTTCCGGGAAGGTGGACAAGGTGCACCCCCTCTTCAGCGCGGGGGAAATCGTCCTGAAGGGAACGCCCCTGCTGGAGCTGGAAAAATTTGAATACCGTGCACGCCTGGCGAACGCGCAGGCTGGGCTGGAACAGGCTCGCCTGGATGTATCCACGGAACAGGCGGAAGCCCTGAAAGCCATCAAGAAGACGTACAGCTCCGTCTCCAAAAGCGGAAAAGAGTCGGAACTGGTGCTCCGGGTGCCGCAGCGACGGGCCGTGAACGCGCGGCTGAACGCCGCGGAGGCGTATGTGGCGGAAGCGGAACAGGCCCTCCGGGACACGGTGCTGGAAGCTCCCTATACCTGCCAGGTGGTGGAATGCTCCGTGGGAGCCGGGGCCCGCGTGGTTGCCGGGCAGCCGGTGGGGAAGGTGATTCCCCTCCAGGAGCGGATGATACGGGTTCCCGTGCCGCTGGAAGAATTTTCCGCATTGCCCAGGGATGAACAGGGCAGGGTAAGCACGGCGCTGACCGCCTCCTGCGTGCTGAACAATGGAAAACGGCTGCAATGGCTGGGCCGCGTTACGGCGGTGGACGCCGCACTGGATACCGAGCGCAATTCCGCCGTGCTGATAGCCTCCCTGGAGCCGAACGCCTCCCATGTTTCCGAATGGCAGGTGGCCCCCGTCAACATGGCCCTTCAGGTGAACATCAGCGTGCAGGTCCCTGCCTCCGCGTGGATTCCCGCCTCTGCCGTCCGGGATGGAAGCTCCATTCAGGTAAAAACCGCGGAAGGGATGCAGGAGCGCAAGGTGCGCGTGGTGGCGTTGAAAGACGGGAAAGCCCTGGTAACCGTTCCGGAATTACGGGACGGGGACGCTTTGGCTCTTTGA
- a CDS encoding alpha-galactosidase, giving the protein MHSSSLPAIALAACSCVCFQTAAASVTYPGTTPGAPAAHREGDVYTLSNNILSASWKVDGSRLIPLGIVNKERGAKDEKAATGAQAPELFRLSTEKDAYNLPSSRFVMEGVPAISALKGHSAGLRLGERLEGAVISAVFRDKNSGLTVHWKAELREGSSYVKETYRIEASKEVDLKKVQLIDLQDPTLAVKGTVPGSPLVSEREGTFAGIELPVARAQAAGGTGTVGFDCNLPMGSGNAQTFTTVLGVWPENQLRRGFLYYLERERAAPYRQFLHYNGWYDDGLDPTEKTLVKTAGEYRKELGSRHVRLDGFVLDDGWDDVNEDLWQPSTKKFPHGFEPVVKAVGKIPSGFGIWISPLGGYFGPEKRVQHAKDKGILPADAAGFDLSCPQYYKWFKKRCSDLMQKDKVTYFKWDKAGDGISPHFMALLSIANDLRRENPRLFINTTVGTWPSPFWLNHVDSTWRSGTADVGWTGKGDDREQWITFRDGACYNVIVKPGPLYPLNSIMHHGMVLGTKFQAARVSKGEDGKQDNRDLKNDARIYFGSGANLQELYLTPSMMDKKAWDDVAAGARWARRFQDVLADVHWVGGNPNQLEPYGYAAWSPRGCTLALRNPDDRPRTIDLDASTVFEPVKGVPAVFPMKASYPDQRVKTLNLEQGKPVSLELQPFEVLVFDMRTNGH; this is encoded by the coding sequence ATGCACTCATCATCCCTGCCAGCAATTGCCCTGGCTGCCTGTTCCTGCGTTTGCTTTCAGACAGCCGCTGCGTCCGTAACCTATCCGGGAACAACACCGGGAGCCCCCGCCGCCCACCGGGAAGGGGATGTTTATACGTTAAGCAACAATATTCTGAGCGCCTCATGGAAGGTGGACGGCAGCAGGCTGATTCCCCTGGGAATCGTGAACAAGGAGCGGGGTGCCAAGGACGAAAAGGCCGCCACCGGCGCCCAGGCTCCGGAATTGTTCCGCCTTTCCACGGAGAAGGACGCCTACAATCTCCCCTCCTCCCGGTTTGTGATGGAAGGAGTTCCCGCCATCAGCGCATTGAAAGGGCATTCCGCCGGCCTCCGCCTGGGGGAACGGCTGGAAGGGGCCGTTATTTCCGCCGTTTTCCGGGACAAAAACAGCGGGCTGACGGTTCACTGGAAGGCGGAATTGAGGGAGGGTTCCTCCTACGTCAAGGAAACCTACCGGATTGAAGCGTCCAAGGAGGTGGATTTGAAGAAAGTCCAGTTGATTGATTTGCAGGATCCCACCCTGGCCGTGAAGGGCACCGTACCGGGCAGCCCACTGGTCAGCGAGCGGGAAGGCACGTTTGCCGGCATTGAACTTCCCGTAGCCAGGGCCCAGGCCGCCGGAGGAACGGGAACCGTCGGGTTTGACTGCAACCTTCCCATGGGCAGCGGTAACGCCCAGACGTTCACCACGGTGCTGGGCGTATGGCCGGAGAACCAGCTTCGCCGCGGGTTCCTTTATTATCTGGAACGGGAACGGGCTGCGCCCTACCGTCAGTTTCTGCATTACAACGGCTGGTATGACGACGGCCTGGACCCCACGGAAAAGACGCTCGTCAAGACAGCCGGGGAATACAGGAAGGAACTGGGTTCCCGCCACGTCAGGCTGGACGGCTTCGTGCTGGATGACGGCTGGGACGACGTTAATGAAGACCTCTGGCAGCCCTCCACCAAAAAATTCCCGCACGGGTTTGAACCTGTAGTCAAGGCGGTCGGGAAGATTCCTTCCGGCTTCGGCATCTGGATTTCTCCGCTGGGAGGGTATTTCGGCCCGGAAAAGAGGGTTCAGCATGCCAAGGACAAAGGCATTCTCCCGGCTGACGCCGCGGGATTCGACCTTTCCTGCCCCCAGTATTACAAGTGGTTCAAAAAACGCTGCTCCGACTTGATGCAGAAGGACAAGGTGACCTATTTCAAGTGGGACAAGGCCGGAGACGGCATCAGCCCCCATTTCATGGCCCTTCTTTCCATCGCCAACGACCTTCGCCGGGAGAATCCCCGCCTGTTCATCAACACGACGGTAGGCACCTGGCCCTCCCCCTTCTGGCTCAACCATGTGGATTCCACCTGGCGCAGCGGTACGGCGGACGTAGGCTGGACGGGCAAGGGAGACGACCGCGAACAGTGGATCACGTTCCGCGACGGGGCCTGCTATAACGTCATCGTCAAGCCCGGCCCGCTTTATCCCCTGAACTCCATCATGCACCACGGCATGGTGCTGGGCACCAAGTTCCAGGCCGCGCGCGTCAGCAAGGGAGAGGACGGGAAGCAGGACAACAGGGACCTGAAGAACGACGCCCGCATTTATTTCGGTTCCGGAGCCAATCTCCAGGAACTTTATCTCACGCCGTCCATGATGGACAAAAAGGCGTGGGACGACGTGGCGGCCGGGGCCCGCTGGGCCCGGCGCTTCCAGGACGTCCTGGCCGACGTGCACTGGGTGGGCGGCAACCCGAACCAGCTGGAACCGTACGGCTATGCGGCATGGAGCCCGCGGGGCTGCACGCTGGCCCTCCGCAATCCGGACGACCGGCCGCGGACGATTGATCTGGATGCGTCAACCGTCTTTGAACCCGTCAAGGGAGTGCCCGCCGTTTTCCCCATGAAGGCCTCCTACCCGGACCAGCGCGTCAAAACGCTGAATTTGGAACAGGGCAAGCCGGTGAGCCTGGAACTTCAACCTTTTGAGGTGCTGGTGTTCGACATGAGAACGAACGGACACTGA